The sequence AGAAAAGCTTTACATTGGGctcaattatttgaaaaactTACACAAGTGACAAAATGTGGGGGCAAATGGAGAAATCCTTGTCCGAATGCATGTAAAAAAGTAGTGGTCAACTAGTCTTCTTCTCTCATTTATCCTCTAGTTTAATATGAATTGTGTTCATGCCAGTTTCAGTGCATGTATAGTCTGCATATCATGGATGTCATGTTGACTGAAAAGTTATGGTCATCCGTTTCATGTTTCCAATTTGGAGCATTGCATTTCAAATGTCTTTCCAAAAGTATGATGCAAGCCAAACCAAGCAAAGCATGCAATTCAATAGTGGACTATCTATGAGAAATTATGGCCCCAACCAAACATCCAAAAGATACCAGTaaagacatatatatatgtaaaaagaATCAACTAAAAGCAAAGGACATGCACTTCCCAGATGAGGCAGTCTATTTGATCTAAGATTAAGATGGTTTTAAAATTGAACTCAGTTCCCTTGGGGATCAAGGCAACTGAGTTCAATTTTTGTCACGGTAGATGCATCTTGTACCAACTACTGTGGTTATATACGCAGCCACACACGTCCTTCAGGAGCATTGCATCCGACTACACGGGGACAACTGTTCTATATGAATAAGACCAGTGGGGGTGTAACTGACTGAAGGGCAAATCTACATAACATATAATACACAAATGTAAGCACAATCTTTAATCACAATATAGAGGGCACAGATATCTTTTCTTTGGCACAGATATCAGAAGCAAACAAACTAGTCAAGAAAGTTGCAACATCCAAACATTAACATGAACTCTGCATCTGCATTTATAATAGGACATTGCATAGGTACCACCGAAAATACACACTCTGAAACTGCCATTCATCCCAAAAATATCGAATAGCAATCAGCTATCAAAATACAGATACAGAACTTGAAATGTTTATATGAACAAATGATATAACAATCTCTGTTTTGATTCCTTGCTGCCTGTAAACCCTCGATACCTGAAATATGAGGATTCAAGAAACAAATACGATAACACAGTTAAATAAAACCCAAGGGGGAAAGACCGAGGAAAAAGAtgaaagaagcagaagaaaatTGCACATACCCTGTTTACAGCACCCTGAGAGGCCAACATCACATTTCTCAAAGAGGTCTCCTGTTTacaaaagagaaggaaaaaagggcAAGACAGCAGCAAACCTGTGGCCCTTATAAAATCAGCCACCAACTTTTATCTTTGGTTTTTGACACGACACCAACTTTTATCTGTGTTCCACTATATATGAATGATTCCTTTGTCCAAGCACATAGTTGAGTGCATaagaacaaacaaacaaaaaaacaaaaaactaataCCCCAAAATGAAGGCATGTATTTCAGCCCAACTACTCGCTGTGTAAAGAATGCCAGTTAACCCTTTCCAATTAGAAGACCTTCCTTCTATGAATTCTTTCTGTTTCTTAACTAACCCAGGAAACAATGGAACAAAAGATACACCAAACTGAGTCCCCACTCTCCTAAGGCTTGAACTTGACCCAATTACAATTCCTATATCTGCCTCAAGCAGACAAAGTATGTCACCCACTGAGTCTCCAATGTAAACGGTCAAGTTCTTTCTGTCATCGCggcaattttttaaaatatctttGAAAGATTGAACCTTGTCAATAGGAGACTCCACCTTCTTAACAATATCACCTGTAGAGATGGATTCTTCAAAGGTAAACTCATTTGCATGCACATTCAGCTCGTGTAAATCCCCTGCTCCAAAAGTCAATAAATAGATAATGCTGATCATTTATACTTGGTCACAGGAAAAAGGAACAAAGACACGACACTTAATCAAAAGGAAACAACCCATAAGCAAGAATCCCAACAATAAAATAGCTGACGGGTCCCAATGAGATGCAACGTAATAATGTATCTTAACCAACAACACATTACTTATTCTTAGTTCTGATGATAtgtatacacacatatataggACTGAGGCAAcacaagagagaaaatcaAGATACAGTTGCTCACAGTGAAAATTATATGCACTTCAAATGTCAACAATGGACATCTTATATGCCCACCAAGGGTCAGATTCTAAGGTTTCGAATGATGGCCTCAAATATACATGTACAAGGAAAAATCCATGCCCACCAAATTATTCCCATAACTCATATGATCCAGAATTTTATCCTAAATCTAGGTACATCACCTTTAAGGCATCTTATGAAAACGACTGTTATACTACGCCTACAAAAGATGTAATACATTCGcatcaatttctctttagCAAAAGTCAGTTAGGATCATGTTCAATTCATTTTCTACAGAGGAAAAAGAAGgattatatttcaatataGACCAGCTTGTCCACAACATACAAGATATAGCTACTGGGATCAAAACGATAAAACTGTCTATAGTACTTCCAAGAAAACAAGAGAATAAGCGTAAATTTAGTCTGCGTAATGCATACACATAAAACATGaacaaaagtaaaagtttATGAATGTTCATTAGGAAAATATACCTGATGAAAAGGCTGACCTGATGAGATCGCCACACCAACAGTATGAAAGAACATGAACAATTGCATTCAAGTTTTCACTCTTGACAATTTTCTGGAAGAAATTAATACAACCCTCTTGAAGAATGAGACGTTCACCAGCTCTTTTTATATCCTCAATATTAAGACCCTGGAGTACTCCAGACTTCGTAACTCTATTGTTTGCCTTTTTCTCAAAATCTGAAAGTTTTTCAAGTGCTTTATGCAGACTATTATAGTCAAACACCACTGCAAAACCACAGAAAGTCAAACAGTCACATCTGAGCAAGTAACCTCTATAAAGGTGCTTTTGTAACAATTTCACACCTTCAAAacgaaatttgaaaattcacGAGTATCAAACAAGATTGCCTTAATTGTTACTATACCTTTTTCAGTCGGAACAAAGCTTTCTATGCACTGCTCGTACTCTTCTGTGTACTGCCTGGAAAGAAGGCCCCATGTATTCCTGAGATCAGCTGATGACATCCGAGCAATCTGATTTTCAGATTGATGTTGATCAGATTTTGGTGCTGTTACTATTGCAATTTCAGCCAAAATGGCAGATGAATCAACGACTGTACAAGtcaaatcaaaatcagaaaatatcATGAGGCGATCTTTTGCAGGGTTATGTTCTTTGATCAGAGGAACTATGGTTGGCTGAACAAGGGACTGAGCAGAGAAGAACTCTATTTCAAGTTTCATTGCTTGGTGATAAAGCTTTTCGATGATGTCAAGCTCCTCGCCTGTCAAAGAGACACTTAGTTTATCGAGCAACTCTTCGGTTTGCGCAGCTGAGGCCTAAATTCAAAGATAACAATATTTGAGCTATAGAAGTAATGAAGGCCATTTATGCAATGCATGAACCTTTGAGACCAGAATCAGCAAATTATAACCAGACTGACCATAAGAAAACAAGGTGAAAAAACTTGATATGACGAACCTGAAAACTTTCAGAAGAGTAATTGTCAATCCACTTCTTGTATGGGTGACTGCCTTCATTGGGATCTAGAAGTGCCTTGAACTCCTTACCTAGAAAGGCATATAGTCTCATGCAAGGAGTCATAGCACCAAGGGTGTAAGCGGCaactttggttttttcaaaTGGGGTTGCAAGTTTACCAGGGCCTTTAACTCCTCCAACTTTTCCAGAGGCTGTTGCCAATAAGAAATCTATGTACTTTGCTGCTGCAGAATTGATAGCGGCCTTTTTAGCACCATGTAAACCCCATTCCTGCATGACTCTTATATTTAGACAATGCAAAATGTAACTTAACTGAGTAAGAAACAGAGAGTTTCTGCCAATATTtgaacattaaaaaaaaaattaaaaaaatttataaatgctTAATTGGAATGTTGCATTCAAATACAATTTACATGTCTACTCTTATATTAGACAAAAGAACCCTTCATCATACCTTCACAAATGAATCATGCATTTTCAGCTCCACCCGAACAGCATTTCTCAACAGAGAAATCGCAACCTttgcatcatcatcatctgcaCACTCTTCCGCCAATTCATACCTAAAAAACCAAACATAAACAGGAATCAAACAAGTAAATCACCTAAAAATagatatataaattcaaacttCCCTAGTTctaaaaataactaaaataaaatttattccTATCTTAAACATTATTTTGGATTGCAGGGaaacgaaaaaacaaaaaacttacCCCATTCAATGCACATAAATATTTGCAAAATACCTAACCCTCCATTTGGTAGCTGAGAAAACTGACAAAAAGAAACgaatataaaattttgaaaattatgatttttagtTACTCCTGTTATTAAAGAACAATAAAGTCAACCAAATAAGTCAATCATTTAAATTATGCTCAGCCAAATTACCATATAATTTTCTCCAACATAGCatgaaaaagaattttttttgtttttgttttctttttttctgagCAACCAAACAACCCTTCAGTTGAAAATCCTAGCTCATCTTCTGGTAGACttttaaaggaaaatttttatataaaaaaaatttcacgacatattatgaaaataaattacaaaaaaggTGACCTAATGTAAATACCAAGGCAAAGAATGGAAAGGTGCATAGGAGAATAAATGTCATATTACTAAACAATAAAAAGTGTCTAAGATGCATGTGGTTATTCTTTGTCATTTCCTATGTTTCCTCAGCAACCAAAGAGACCAAGGAGTCAAGAACAGATAAAGGAAAAGAATACCTTACTTGGCCTTTTGGCTAAGAtttgcaaagaaaaagaaacggAAGTAAAATCCGTacaatgaaaaatcaagaactCTGTGTTGGCAAATATATAGTAGATACCGAGTTTTCATCAAACCACATATCCTTTCCTCCTATTGATTAAACCTCTACATTCACAATCCaaattcctttatttttccatATTTTCCCCAAAATCAAACAGACCACAACAATGAAAGCACGAGCATTCGCCAAACCTTTATATTTGTGTTAGGGTAAAACTACCAATATGCAATTTCAAGCAATTCAtgaatctttattttttgttgctaaAAACTGTTATCtaactttaaaaaatgttTCATATATGGAACCAAATTTTCCAaattgacaacaaaaaaacaaaaaaagtctAAGAATTACAATAAGTACTCTGAGCTATACTTTTTTCTGGAACCAAATACGCCTAGAGATAAATAGACATATAAACAAAGGCATAGTTTAATCCTTATTTGCTCAAACACTTGcagtgattaaaaaaaattagcaaaaCCCAGATTCAGATTCCGATTCAGATTCAATCACAGCATTTTCCCAGCAACCAAACAGTCCCAAAAACCCCAACAGAAAAATATACCCAAAGAAACtcgtataaagaaaaaagaaaatgaaattaaagaaagcAACAACTCACGCATGAGCGAAGGCCTTGAGAAAGTGAACATCTTGGGCAATATAATGGCGGAAAGTTTCAATCTTGAGATTCCCGGAAgccaaagagagagagaagggagtgTACATAGCGAAAACCGATTCTCGGTGGAACTTGATCCAGAAGCGGCGAGCAAGACCCACCTCGTTGTCGACAGCAGAAGCCATGGCTGACTTCGGAGGAGGTATGGCCATTGAGTTGAAACAGTGGGATCGGAGCGAGTTGAATCGCAGACGGAGGATGGAGTTGAAGAGAGCTGGGGTTTTGATTGGGTTTGGGGGGGAGAGTATGCGCATCAATCAAGaaaattagagagagagagagagagagagagagagagagagagagagagaaagagaatggTTTGGTATTTGGTATTTGGTATTTGCTAAAATGCTCCGTCTGAGTGTGTGAAAAGAGAGGGAAGTTTTTATCTGCTGCCTGCCTGGTGCTGGATGGTGTTTTTCACcttgtttttattattcatttcTTTGGTGCATAATATtgattaattgattaattaattaattttacttATATTGAAAAAATGATGACATATTATGTCAGCTGATAATATCACCTtacaatattaaaaaaaaattatatatgcaCGCGATGTCTTGTATACGATTACTTCTCTTTCAATATCATtcgtataaaaaataaaaataaaaaaaaaactttagtcAGCTTCTGCTTAAGAGATGAACGGAATATCTTGCCCTGAGTAAACAGATGAAAAGAGAGTTGGTCGGGTCTATTTTCTTGTGTCATTTTCTGATAAAAGTATTGCCACGTTGTTTTATTATAGTTGGGCTATTCATAGAAGGTGCAAGACAAAGACCTTGTTATACAACTGCAACCATCCATTTTTGTATACATACGTACATCATATAATACCAACATCTCtttcaggtttttttttttcttttcccgaACTTCTCTTTCAGTTATTTGCTCCCCAAAACTTCTTCAGTGGCAGCTGCATCATCAtgagacagacagacagagacATATTGCGTTCCTTGTGCAACCCATTAATTATAGTTAATAAGACCAAACAAGCAAGGGGGATGGATAGAAATCTTTTGTATCCCAGGCAAGGGTTAATTAGGctagattaaaaaaataataatattaaaaaaagagtttgaatttcattctttataatttaaaataatttaaaaaactagATTGCTAGACACTCTCTTAGCCCGCTGCCGCCCCCCGGTCTCCTTCCatacctcctcctcctctctccctgttatcccttcttttttcctttcctcccTTTTTCTTCAAGATTGTTAGTTTATTTTGTGATGTATAAGTAGTTGCCGTGAAATGATGTCGTCATCATGATATAGTCACCGTATTTTGGCCCACGTACATAAGGAGTTGGCTCCATTCGACATAGTTTGGAGCTCTAAGGAGGGGAAGATGTCTACTTGCATTGGGTTAGGGTTTAGCCAGTGCAGGACTATGAATTTAGCTGGTATGTATGGAGCCATGATTTTCTTGAAATTGCCCGAAAGATGTGGAGCGGCGATCTTATTTCCTAGTTTTATTTTAGACTAATAATTTTTAGAAACTCTTTAAGAATTTGCTgtgatttgttttctatttaggatttttttttttttaagcttTTGGCTTTTTATACGGATTTGCTGATTTTGCCATTGCGGGGCTGATTTGTATTATAGGTCTAAGTACATGTGATTTTGGTTGTTGGATTGGGGATTTAATCATTGTTTGGATTGTGCGTGATTCTCTCTAGATGAATTCAACATATTGTTTAGTTTGGTCACTAGAGAATATTTACCCATATTCAGCACATAGTTGCTTTGtacttttgtttgttcatcAATAATATACTATCGCTtattttcaacaacaaaaaaatctcacttcattttgaaaaaattttaaaaatagagaaaaaacaaCTATAAAAATATGGGTTGAAAATATCAaagctttttttaaaaataaaaaacaatagcAATTATTGATGAAATATAACAAAGTACAAAGccgtattaaaaaaaacaaagtacaaagccgtataaataaataaaataaaaaagaagaagtacaAAGCAGCCATCCACCTTGTAAGAGCAGAAATGGTAACTCTATattgaaagttgaaaattAATATACAAAACACATTAAACTCCTAAAGAGCTCTTGAGAATTActagattaaaaaaaaaaaaaaaaatgatcacCTCTCCACATCCTTTCCGGCAACCGAAGAGACTCATAACGCCATATTAGCTAAACCCTTAATGTCGCACTGGCTAAACCCCAACCCACACAATCTAACAACTTCCATTTTTATGACTTCAAAATCTGAACTGGAGCCAAATCCTTATATATGTGGATCAAAACGACAATTATATCATGGTGACAATGATATTTTGTGGTGGTTGCTTCAACAACACTAACAAACCAACATAGCAACACAAATATGAAATGCCCTTTGTTTTTAGGGAGGttcactattataccaaatataggagcctaaattatttttaaaaccccatatgaaatggattttagaaacacactcaaagctcatttacaacataacaaaaggcttttaacttctttttaaattacaaaaatgccattaatttcttaaaacaaacccaaccccaaacctcataaaaaaagccaaaaacactcaatagggtatcaaagtaatttaatgatcacaattaaattcaatagggtaagctgtcattttttgggtttgtttataaaaattagatgatataggatttatttataattttagtgctaaaaatgaatatatgactaaatatctcttgtttttattcattagaaaagaaaagctgcAATACATAGGCTTATTGAAGTAGTAGATGACAATATTCATTTTTAAGTTGGCCGAGCCAACTACATACTTAGGAAGTTGAATTGAAACATGAGTTAATTGATTGGGAGGTCTTCAAATACCAATAATGAGTTAGGAGCCTTTGCACGCAAAAAAACTTACCTATAACggaaataatattattttattatctcTAGCTAATAACATAATAAGacgtgaaaaaattattatatatattattatattattaattaggaataacaacaaatattataccCATTGCATAGGAGTTTCTCCCCTATGCAGGAGAGCTATTTGGCTACCACCGCAAATGCATTTGCCATGGTCACAAACTTTGAGGGCGCCTTGACATTTGATTTTGTGGCCCTCAATGCAAAGAGAACATTCCGCATTTTCAACCTCTGCGAAAGGAGTGAAGGGTTGGCCTCCAAAGCAAATACATTTGCCATGATCACATACTTTGAGGCCTGTACATTTTATTAGATAGTAGCAATCAATGCCGCGGCCACATTTGGCCTCAGGCACAATCCTGCCAGCTGCTTCCACTCTTGCAGGTactccttaaaaaaaaaagaaaagaagatagaTAGATCTAACTGTTTATAAGAGATGTTACGGGTCAGTTTGTAGGTGGAGAAACCAAAAAAGGAGTTTATCATTACGAGGTCAGATTTGTGTACATAGGATCTCTCtataaattatgatattttaCATACAATGAATTAACATTAACATCAATTTGCATTTATAAAAGATACTATTAATACTATTACTGGTCTTGTTGGTCTTACCCAAGTAATTATTTATTGCCTAACAAAAAAGGATAGATCCCTAATcctattttaaaattgttatatatatatatatatatataaagaaaaaaaaaagtcattatGTAGCACACTTTGGATCGAAGGCCttattttagaaattacaCTATCATTCTGTTTACATTTGGGATATAATATTTGGATTTAGAGTTTAGGGAGTTTAATTTCAGATTAAGGAAGTTTAAATACTATATAAGTATATAATTCATACTTGTTCATAATTCTGGCCTTTGTTAGGTTGGGCTTATTTCTTTGTCAAGCATAGCTGCTGTGCGCATGGGATTTGGCCCATTATTCTACCTCAAATATAAACggttaaattaaattatatgtaacttcaatttcaaaagatcagagtggcgcagcggaaGCGTGGTGGGCCCATAACCCACAGGTCCCAGGATCgaaacctggctctgataaaaaatatattttttaatatgtttttcttttcctgcaACCCTTTCACCCTTTCTTTTCGAAGCTAGTGTACTGTATAAATCGAAGTTTACTTTTTAGGCTTTTTGCTGTATTGTTTATTGCCTTTAAGTTCATGTAAAGATTCCTCTGCACTCTtgtatattaatatatataacgAGTAGGCCAACTACCCCATAAACTCCTTTCTCAGGTGCTCCTCCTAGCAGTCTCTTtcatttcatcttcttcctacctctctctctctctctcatggaagcagcagcagcagcagcaacaacatcAAATTCTGCAGATTCATTTCCCAATCTAAGAATCATAGTAGAAAGCAATCCCTCTGAGTCGCGCTTATCTGAGTTGGGCATTAACTCATGGCCCAAGTAATTAGTCTTTTATAATTTGTCTAGATAGTTATATTCAAGTCATGAAGTTTATTGaatttcataaaattcattagatatgatatgatttcagatcatatatattttttgatttttttaattgtaattattatttatagaTGGGGGTGTCCACCGGGGAAGTACACGCTCAAGTTTGACGCAGCAGAGACATGTTATTTGGTAAAAGGCAAAGTGAAGGTATATCCTAAGAAAGCAGcagcctcctcctcctcatcttcatctcatcatcatcatcatcatcaggaCGTTGTTGAGTTTGTAGAGTTTGGTGCAGGGGACCTTGTCACCATCCCCAAAGGCCTTAGTTGCACTTGGGACGTCTCC comes from Prunus dulcis chromosome 6, ALMONDv2, whole genome shotgun sequence and encodes:
- the LOC117632441 gene encoding uncharacterized protein LOC117632441 translates to MEAAAAAATTSNSADSFPNLRIIVESNPSESRLSELGINSWPKWGCPPGKYTLKFDAAETCYLVKGKVKVYPKKAAASSSSSSSHHHHHHQDVVEFVEFGAGDLVTIPKGLSCTWDVSVAVDKHYKFDSS
- the LOC117631801 gene encoding bifunctional TH2 protein, mitochondrial-like, giving the protein MRILSPPNPIKTPALFNSILRLRFNSLRSHCFNSMAIPPPKSAMASAVDNEVGLARRFWIKFHRESVFAMYTPFSLSLASGNLKIETFRHYIAQDVHFLKAFAHAYELAEECADDDDAKVAISLLRNAVRVELKMHDSFVKEWGLHGAKKAAINSAAAKYIDFLLATASGKVGGVKGPGKLATPFEKTKVAAYTLGAMTPCMRLYAFLGKEFKALLDPNEGSHPYKKWIDNYSSESFQASAAQTEELLDKLSVSLTGEELDIIEKLYHQAMKLEIEFFSAQSLVQPTIVPLIKEHNPAKDRLMIFSDFDLTCTVVDSSAILAEIAIVTAPKSDQHQSENQIARMSSADLRNTWGLLSRQYTEEYEQCIESFVPTEKVVFDYNSLHKALEKLSDFEKKANNRVTKSGVLQGLNIEDIKRAGERLILQEGCINFFQKIVKSENLNAIVHVLSYCWCGDLIRSAFSSGDLHELNVHANEFTFEESISTGDIVKKVESPIDKVQSFKDILKNCRDDRKNLTVYIGDSVGDILCLLEADIGIVIGSSSSLRRVGTQFGVSFVPLFPGLVKKQKEFIEGRSSNWKGLTGILYTASSWAEIHAFILGY